The following are from one region of the Endozoicomonas sp. 4G genome:
- a CDS encoding tail fiber protein — MSIHDRIEDATKQLETDVDLTHQIVHGDENTVVDTEGGGVPSHAKVAKDTNLEIIALLEPTVSDINEHAAFVEGKATEAANSATAADTSEANAADSETAAAGSATAAATSEGNAATSATAAADSASAAATSEGNASASETAAAGSATAAATSEGNAATSATAAADSASAAATSEGNASASETAAAGSATAAATSEANAGTSATEAAGSASAAATSEDNAAASETAAAGSATAAATSETNAGTSATEAAGSASAAATSEDNAAASETAAAGSATAAATSETNAATSEDNAASSASSADTSETNAASSASSAQEEADRAKAEADKAAGIAEGLAQFQPGMTMPWPGLFEKIPDGWMHINGQILNIADQPALFDVLGNTWGGDGETTFALPPADRFPIMAGSDFAVGDADGASTATSSENGSHSHSVTIDSAGDHSHSVTMDSAGDHSHTVTVNATTLTTDHLPSHAHNFTKPSYDTSGSYNGGANWNIYNNYKYGDPTVTVDAAGGSAAHTHTANTGNTGSHSHNADTDNTGSHTHNTSTASTGSHTHTVDTVPPYAAMAYIIKL, encoded by the coding sequence ATGAGCATCCATGATCGAATCGAAGATGCGACTAAACAGCTAGAAACCGACGTTGATCTCACTCACCAGATTGTCCACGGTGATGAAAATACGGTTGTTGATACAGAAGGGGGTGGTGTACCCAGCCATGCCAAGGTAGCCAAGGACACCAATCTTGAAATCATTGCGCTGTTAGAGCCAACCGTTAGTGACATTAATGAACATGCGGCTTTTGTAGAAGGGAAAGCTACTGAGGCGGCTAATAGTGCCACTGCTGCTGATACTTCAGAAGCTAACGCGGCGGACAGCGAAACCGCCGCCGCAGGGAGCGCCACTGCCGCTGCCACGTCAGAGGGTAATGCCGCAACCAGTGCAACAGCGGCAGCCGATTCAGCCAGCGCGGCGGCGACGTCCGAGGGTAATGCGTCGGCCAGCGAAACCGCCGCCGCAGGGAGCGCCACTGCCGCTGCCACGTCAGAGGGTAATGCCGCAACCAGTGCAACAGCGGCAGCCGATTCAGCCAGCGCGGCGGCGACGTCCGAGGGTAATGCGTCGGCCAGCGAAACCGCCGCCGCAGGGAGTGCCACCGCCGCTGCCACGTCAGAAGCTAATGCTGGAACCAGTGCAACGGAGGCCGCCGGTTCAGCCAGTGCAGCGGCGACTTCCGAGGATAATGCGGCAGCCAGTGAAACCGCCGCCGCAGGGAGTGCCACCGCCGCTGCCACGTCAGAAACCAATGCCGGAACCAGTGCAACAGAGGCCGCCGGTTCCGCCAGTGCAGCAGCGACTTCCGAAGATAATGCGGCAGCCAGTGAAACCGCCGCCGCAGGGAGTGCCACCGCTGCTGCCACGTCAGAAACCAACGCCGCAACCAGTGAGGACAATGCCGCCAGTTCCGCCAGCAGTGCAGACACTTCTGAAACCAATGCCGCCAGCAGTGCATCGTCAGCTCAAGAAGAGGCCGATAGAGCCAAGGCGGAGGCTGATAAGGCGGCAGGCATCGCAGAGGGTTTAGCCCAGTTTCAACCTGGAATGACTATGCCCTGGCCCGGACTGTTTGAAAAAATTCCAGACGGATGGATGCACATTAATGGTCAAATTCTGAATATTGCTGATCAGCCTGCTTTGTTTGACGTGCTGGGCAATACCTGGGGCGGGGATGGTGAAACGACCTTTGCCCTGCCGCCTGCGGATCGTTTTCCGATTATGGCAGGTTCGGACTTTGCAGTAGGTGATGCCGACGGAGCATCGACTGCAACCAGCAGTGAGAATGGCAGTCATAGTCACAGTGTTACGATTGACTCAGCTGGGGATCACAGCCATTCCGTAACCATGGATTCGGCAGGCGATCACAGTCATACGGTGACGGTAAACGCTACAACATTAACAACAGATCATTTGCCCAGTCACGCCCACAATTTTACCAAGCCCAGTTATGATACCAGTGGATCGTATAACGGCGGGGCGAACTGGAATATATACAACAATTATAAATACGGTGATCCAACCGTGACGGTGGATGCCGCCGGTGGTTCGGCAGCACACACCCACACAGCCAACACCGGCAACACC